From a single Miscanthus floridulus cultivar M001 chromosome 8, ASM1932011v1, whole genome shotgun sequence genomic region:
- the LOC136476968 gene encoding uncharacterized protein isoform X1, which yields MGVEEEQDPREVRDLVLLHLPAGPDTTKNFFRRAAAAASSPSCGSVGSVPSAETFLPGYVSSSGSVPSAETLLRGYVSSSAPSVSSGSGRVPTGTDIDCSTSPLDADADEDTWDEILHGDISRGATGVVSEGDAGSTVTVSGAYALGPACVSVALSSDAAAAESSGMAFAEFRSREPKALPEEAISLVFRHLPFRDIFRLGYLFSRRWLEICQGIPLVVHDVQLGSDNDREIMQTGERITMNLAEKISRVLYLHPGPVEVFRVDSSSWKEVNSLQWRVWIHKLISKNTKEIIICGRWPRSLMEFLPNNLAHCRSLQKIHLCFFSVPRITDNLAFPHLRELGLSHCVFENSDLDSILCNCKLLTLTLGCVNLAILSIRSETLRNLTMWNCSFDILCLSGMPNLLFFVQEPGRNFDHRSLLQLRGIPELRVISTIFLNQQTVELCGFRIKADMLDYPLCWSVTRLELVVTFCTDPFPSELFPQA from the exons ATgggggtggaggaggagcaggaccCGCGCGAAGTTCGCGATCTTGTCCTCTTACATCTGCCCGCAGGACCAGACACGACCAAGAACTTCTTCCGCCGCGCCGCTGCGGCCGCTTCTTCACCTTCCTGCGGCTCCGTGGGCTCCGTACCAAGCGCGGAAACCTTCCTTCCAGGCTACGTCTCCTCTTCGGGCTCCGTACCAAGCGCGGAAACCCTCCTTCGAGGCTACGTATCCTCTTCGGCACCCTCCGTCTCGTCGGGCTCGGGACGGGTTCCCACCGGCACCGACATCGACTGCTCTACTTCTCCCCTCGACGCGGACGCGGACGAGGACACGTGGGATGAG ATCCTTCACGGCGACATCTCTCGCGGCGCCACTGGTGTCGTCTCCGAGGGGGATGCCGGGTCCACTGTCACCGTCAGCGGAGCCTACGCGTTGGGGCCGGCCTGCGTCTCTGTCGCTCTCTCTTCAGACGCTGCAGCTGCGGAATCGAGCGGCATGGCTTTTGCTGAATTCAGGTCACGGGAGCCCAAAGCTCTGCCCGAAGAGGCTATTTCTCTGGTTTTCAGGCACTTACCTTTCAGGGATATTTTCAGACTGGGTTACTTGTTCTCGAGGAGGTGGCTGGAAATCTGCCAAGGAATACCTCTTGTAGTGCATGATGTGCAACTGGGATCTGACAATGATAGAGAAATTATGCAGACTGGAGAGAGGATCACCATGAATTTGGCAGAGAAAATTTCAAGAGTTCTCTATCTTCACCCTGGGCCAGTTGAAGTCTTCCGTGTTGATTCCAGTTCATGGAAAGAGGTGAATAGCCTTCAGTGGCGTGTATGGATTCATAAGCTGATCAGCAAGAATACAAAAGAAATCATCATCTGTGGGAGATGGCCCAGGTCACTGATGGAATTCTTGCCTAATAACCTAGCTCACTGCAGATCACTTCAGAAAATTCACCTATGCTTCTTCTCAGTTCCAAGAATCACAGATAACCTTGCATTCCCACATCTGAGAGAGCTGGGGCTGTCCCATTGCGTGTTTGAGAATTCTGATCTAGATTCTATACTATGCAACTGCAAGCTATTGACGCTGACCCTTGGATGTGTTAACCTTGCTATTCTGAGTATTCGGTCAGAGACCTTAAGAAATTTGACTATGTGGAATTGCAGCTTTGACATCCTTTGTCTGAGTGGGATGCCAAATCTATTATTCTTTGTCCAAGAACCTGGCAGGAATTTCGACCACAGATCCCTCCTTCAACTTCGTGGGATTCCAGAGCTGCGGGTGATTAGTACAATATTTCTGAACCAGCAGACGGTTGAACTCTGTGGATTTCGTATTAAG GCTGATATGCTTGACTATCCCTTGTGTTGGAGCGTTACTAGACTTGAGCTGGTTGTCACATTTTGCACTGATCCCTTCCCTTCTGAATTGTTTCCCCAAGCTTGA
- the LOC136472925 gene encoding probable RNA methyltransferase At5g51130, whose translation MATSTEPGTKGEANRKRSSEQGEGGQGGAGSNIPSRSMATSTEPEGAPPAAKGTKGEANRKRSSEQGEGGQGGAGSSGGGWQKRKKEVFIYGNYKNYYGYRIDRNVGEDPRLEAFKKQWFENKDCLDIGCNQGLVTIGLAMKFNCRSILGVDIDSGLIETAKWNLRRIMRQDKVATKNVKAQELSGSPSQSSPGEVASELSNGNRHQDLFKIVSFRRENFVESMDGCSEQYDTILCLSVTKWIHLNWGDDGLVTLFVKIWRLLRPGGVFIMEPQPWSSYKNNRLVSEVAKENFNTICIYPETFREILLDKIGFRSVELIADRLVGTVSGFNRPIEVYHK comes from the exons ATGGCCACCTCTACGGAGCCGGGGACTAAAGGAGAGGCCAATAGGAAGCGGAGCAGCGAACAGGGAGAGGGAGGCCAGGGAGGCGCTGGTAGCAACATCCCTTCTCGGAGCATGGCCACCTCTACGGAGCCGGAGGGCGCGCCGCCTGCGGCTAAGGGGACTAAAGGAGAGGCCAATAGGAAGCGGAGCAGCGAACAGGGAGAGGGAGGCCAGGGAGGCGCaggtagcagcggcggcggctggcagAAGCGGAAGAAGGAGGTCTTCATCTACGGCAACTACAAGAACTACTACGGCTACCGG ATTGACCGTAATGTTGGTGAAGATCCTCGCCTCGAGGCGTTCAAGAAGCAGTGGTTTGAAAACAAGGATTGTCTCGATATTGGATGCAACCAGGGTTTGGTAACGATTGGCTTAG CCATGAAATTTAATTGTCGAAGCATTCTTGGAGTTGATATTGATTCAG GTTTGATCGAGACTGCTAAGTGGAACCTACGAAGGATAATGCGGCAGGATAAGGTGGCTACAAAAAACGTGAAAGCTCAGGAATTGTCAGGTTCTCCTTCTCAGAGCTCTCCAGGAGAAGTGGCATCTGAGTTATCAAATGGGAACAGGCACCAAGATCTTTTTAAAATTGTCTCTTTTCGACGTGAAAATTTTGTAGAGAGTATGGATGGATGTTCAGAACAGTATGACACCATACTCTG TTTGAGTGTGACAAAATGGATCCACCTGAACTGGGGTGATGATGGCCTAGTTACTTTGTTTGTGAAGATCTGGAGGCTTCTTAGACCG GGAGGTGTTTTTATCATGGAGCCTCAACCATGGAGTTCATATAAGAATAACAGATTAGTTTCAGAG GTTGCCAAAGAGAACTTCAACACCATCTGTATATACCCAGAGACATTTCGGGAGATTCTTCTAGACAAG ATTGGATTTAGGTCGGTAGAGTTGATTGCAGACAGATTGGTGGGTACCGTCAGTGGTTTCAACCGCCCAATAGAAGTTTACCACAAATGA
- the LOC136476968 gene encoding uncharacterized protein isoform X2 — MGVEEEQDPREVRDLVLLHLPAGPDTTKNFFRRAAAAASSPSCGSVGSVPSAETFLPGYVSSSGSVPSAETLLRGYVSSSAPSVSSGSGRVPTGTDIDCSTSPLDADADEDTWDEILHGDISRGATGVVSEGDAGSTVTVSGAYALGPACVSVALSSDAAAAESSGMAFAEFRLGYLFSRRWLEICQGIPLVVHDVQLGSDNDREIMQTGERITMNLAEKISRVLYLHPGPVEVFRVDSSSWKEVNSLQWRVWIHKLISKNTKEIIICGRWPRSLMEFLPNNLAHCRSLQKIHLCFFSVPRITDNLAFPHLRELGLSHCVFENSDLDSILCNCKLLTLTLGCVNLAILSIRSETLRNLTMWNCSFDILCLSGMPNLLFFVQEPGRNFDHRSLLQLRGIPELRVISTIFLNQQTVELCGFRIKADMLDYPLCWSVTRLELVVTFCTDPFPSELFPQA; from the exons ATgggggtggaggaggagcaggaccCGCGCGAAGTTCGCGATCTTGTCCTCTTACATCTGCCCGCAGGACCAGACACGACCAAGAACTTCTTCCGCCGCGCCGCTGCGGCCGCTTCTTCACCTTCCTGCGGCTCCGTGGGCTCCGTACCAAGCGCGGAAACCTTCCTTCCAGGCTACGTCTCCTCTTCGGGCTCCGTACCAAGCGCGGAAACCCTCCTTCGAGGCTACGTATCCTCTTCGGCACCCTCCGTCTCGTCGGGCTCGGGACGGGTTCCCACCGGCACCGACATCGACTGCTCTACTTCTCCCCTCGACGCGGACGCGGACGAGGACACGTGGGATGAG ATCCTTCACGGCGACATCTCTCGCGGCGCCACTGGTGTCGTCTCCGAGGGGGATGCCGGGTCCACTGTCACCGTCAGCGGAGCCTACGCGTTGGGGCCGGCCTGCGTCTCTGTCGCTCTCTCTTCAGACGCTGCAGCTGCGGAATCGAGCGGCATGGCTTTTGCTGAATTCAG ACTGGGTTACTTGTTCTCGAGGAGGTGGCTGGAAATCTGCCAAGGAATACCTCTTGTAGTGCATGATGTGCAACTGGGATCTGACAATGATAGAGAAATTATGCAGACTGGAGAGAGGATCACCATGAATTTGGCAGAGAAAATTTCAAGAGTTCTCTATCTTCACCCTGGGCCAGTTGAAGTCTTCCGTGTTGATTCCAGTTCATGGAAAGAGGTGAATAGCCTTCAGTGGCGTGTATGGATTCATAAGCTGATCAGCAAGAATACAAAAGAAATCATCATCTGTGGGAGATGGCCCAGGTCACTGATGGAATTCTTGCCTAATAACCTAGCTCACTGCAGATCACTTCAGAAAATTCACCTATGCTTCTTCTCAGTTCCAAGAATCACAGATAACCTTGCATTCCCACATCTGAGAGAGCTGGGGCTGTCCCATTGCGTGTTTGAGAATTCTGATCTAGATTCTATACTATGCAACTGCAAGCTATTGACGCTGACCCTTGGATGTGTTAACCTTGCTATTCTGAGTATTCGGTCAGAGACCTTAAGAAATTTGACTATGTGGAATTGCAGCTTTGACATCCTTTGTCTGAGTGGGATGCCAAATCTATTATTCTTTGTCCAAGAACCTGGCAGGAATTTCGACCACAGATCCCTCCTTCAACTTCGTGGGATTCCAGAGCTGCGGGTGATTAGTACAATATTTCTGAACCAGCAGACGGTTGAACTCTGTGGATTTCGTATTAAG GCTGATATGCTTGACTATCCCTTGTGTTGGAGCGTTACTAGACTTGAGCTGGTTGTCACATTTTGCACTGATCCCTTCCCTTCTGAATTGTTTCCCCAAGCTTGA